CCCCTCCGAGCCGCCGCATGACGTCCCGCTCGGGGACGGTATCCTCGAGATAGTCGGTGCCCTTACAGTGCACGTCGGGGCGTAACCGCTCGAGGAGCGAAGAGACGCGTTCCTGCCCGAAGATCAACACCACGTCCACTACCGACAGGGCTGCGACCATCTCGGCCCTCTCCGCGGCGGGCACGATAGGGCGGCCTCTCCCCTTCTGCCGCGCGGTCGCATGATCGTCGTTGACGGCGACCACGAGATAGTCCCCACAAGCCCGTGCCCCCTCGAGGTAGCGGACGTGTCCCACGTGGAGGAGATCGAAATGCCCGTTCGCGAGCACGACGCGTTTTCCTGCTGCTTTCGCGCGCGCGACCAGAGCCTCCGCTTCCTCGAGGTCGACCACCCTACGGATGGGAGACGATGGCATCCGCCAACTCCTCGCGCGACACCGTCGCCGTACCCCTCTTCATCACCACGATGCCGCCGGCATAGTTCGCGAGCACCGCGGCCTCGAAAAACGTGGCGCCGGCTCCGAGTGCCAGAGAAAACGCACTGGTGACGGTATCTCCCGCCCCGGTGACGTCGGCGACGTCATCCGTCCCGTAGATCGGTACGTATCTCACCGGTCGGCGCGGCTCGAAGAGCGCCATTCCATCCTTTCCCCGGGTGACGAGAAGCGCACGAGTGCGCATCTTGTCGAGGAGCTTTCGCCCGGATCGCTCGAGCGTCGCTTGGTCGTTTCCAATGCGCACGCCGAGCGCCGCCTCGACCTCGGGCTCGTTGGGCGTGGCCGAGGTGAATCCCGTGTAACGATGCAGGGCGAAGCGCGAGTCCAGCACCGTCCGCTTGCGAAGGGACGCCGCACGACGCGCCAGTGCATTGCCGAGCTCCGGCGTCATCAGCCCGTAATCGTAGTCGGATACCAGCAGGACGTCGGCTTCGGGCAGGAGCTCCCGAACCGCCTCGTCGAGGTGACGCTCCAGGTCTCGATCGCGCTCGACCCTGGTTTTGCGGTCGATCCGCACGACTTGCTGCTTCGTCGAGTGCAAGCCCCCGGCGAGGATCCGGGTCTTGGTCGGGGTTTTGTAGCTCGCCATCGTGCGAACGGCGGTGACATCGGCGCCAGCGGCTCGAAGCTGCGACAGAAGCTCCCGGCCGGGCAGATCTCTTCCAACGACCCCCACCGCGATGGGCCGACCGCCGAGGGTCGCCATATTGTTCAACGCATTCGCGCCGCCCCCGGGGACGAGACGCGTCTCGTCGTAATCGAGAATGAGAACGGGAGCCTCTCGGCTCACGCGAGAGATCTGACCGTACACGTACTCGTCGGCCACGAGATCGACGAACGCCAGGACGCGCACGCGCTCGAAGGCGGCGACAATCTCGAGGAGGCGCTCGCGAGAAGGATGCGGGCTCAATCCAACGCTCCCCATAGGATGGAGCAGACTGCCCGATGGAGATCCGGGGCAACGACGTCGGGGAAACGCTCCCATCGCCTTCCGTCGTGCTGAAGCGCACCCCGGCCCGATCCGGTGAGAACGAGAGCCGCCCGTGCGCCTGCCGCCCACCCGGCCTCGAGATCGGTGTAACCATCTCCAACGATCCACGACCTCGCCAGATCC
This Vicinamibacteria bacterium DNA region includes the following protein-coding sequences:
- a CDS encoding PfkB family carbohydrate kinase, which gives rise to MSPHPSRERLLEIVAAFERVRVLAFVDLVADEYVYGQISRVSREAPVLILDYDETRLVPGGGANALNNMATLGGRPIAVGVVGRDLPGRELLSQLRAAGADVTAVRTMASYKTPTKTRILAGGLHSTKQQVVRIDRKTRVERDRDLERHLDEAVRELLPEADVLLVSDYDYGLMTPELGNALARRAASLRKRTVLDSRFALHRYTGFTSATPNEPEVEAALGVRIGNDQATLERSGRKLLDKMRTRALLVTRGKDGMALFEPRRPVRYVPIYGTDDVADVTGAGDTVTSAFSLALGAGATFFEAAVLANYAGGIVVMKRGTATVSREELADAIVSHP
- a CDS encoding adenylyltransferase/cytidyltransferase family protein, whose product is MPSSPIRRVVDLEEAEALVARAKAAGKRVVLANGHFDLLHVGHVRYLEGARACGDYLVVAVNDDHATARQKGRGRPIVPAAERAEMVAALSVVDVVLIFGQERVSSLLERLRPDVHCKGTDYLEDTVPERDVMRRLGGDTRIVGDPKRHATRDVIATVLERFAPKAKEQEKGPR